In Streptomyces sp. NBC_01408, one DNA window encodes the following:
- a CDS encoding 6-phospho-beta-glucosidase, translating to MKLAVVGGGSTYTPELIDGFARLRDTLPIGELVLIDPATDRLELIGALARRIFARQGHPGLITTTSDLDAGVDGADAVLIQLRVGGQAARLQDETWPLECGCVGQETTGAGGLAKALRTVPVVLDIAERVRRANPRAWIIDFTNPVGIVTRALLQAGHKAVGLCNVAIGFQRKFAALLDLAPGDIHLDHVGLNHLTWELGVRRGGPDGEDLLPRLLSAHGDAIAGDLHLPRAVLDRLGVVPSYYLRYFYAHDEVVRELGSKPSRAAEVAAMEKELLALYGDPALDEKPALLAKRGGAFYSEAAVDLAAALLGDGGSAVQVVNTYNNGTLPFLPDDAVIEVQARVGGGTGPVPLAAPRLDPLYTGLVSHVTAYEDLALDAALRGGRDRVFKALLAHPLVGQFDLAEGLTDRLLAHNKEHLAWA from the coding sequence ATGAAACTCGCAGTGGTGGGCGGCGGTTCCACCTACACCCCCGAGCTGATCGACGGCTTCGCCCGGCTGCGCGACACCCTCCCGATCGGCGAACTGGTGCTGATCGACCCCGCCACCGACCGGCTGGAGCTGATCGGCGCACTCGCCCGGCGGATCTTCGCCCGGCAGGGGCACCCGGGCCTGATCACCACCACCTCGGACCTCGACGCCGGGGTCGACGGCGCCGACGCCGTCCTGATCCAGCTGCGCGTCGGCGGGCAGGCCGCGCGGCTCCAGGACGAGACCTGGCCGCTGGAGTGCGGCTGCGTCGGGCAGGAGACCACGGGCGCGGGCGGGCTCGCCAAAGCGCTGCGCACCGTGCCGGTGGTCCTCGACATCGCCGAGCGGGTCCGCCGGGCCAACCCGCGGGCCTGGATCATCGACTTCACCAACCCCGTCGGGATCGTCACCCGGGCCCTGCTCCAGGCCGGGCACAAGGCGGTCGGCCTGTGCAACGTGGCCATCGGCTTCCAGCGGAAGTTCGCGGCGCTGCTGGACCTCGCGCCCGGCGACATCCACCTGGACCACGTGGGGCTCAACCACCTCACCTGGGAACTGGGCGTGCGCCGGGGCGGCCCGGACGGCGAGGACCTGCTGCCGCGGCTGCTGTCCGCACACGGGGACGCGATCGCCGGGGACCTGCACCTGCCGAGGGCGGTACTGGACCGCCTCGGCGTCGTCCCCTCCTACTACCTGCGCTACTTCTACGCGCACGACGAGGTGGTGCGCGAACTCGGGTCGAAGCCCTCCCGGGCCGCCGAGGTCGCCGCGATGGAGAAGGAACTGCTCGCCCTGTACGGGGATCCCGCGCTCGACGAGAAGCCGGCGCTGCTGGCCAAGCGCGGCGGGGCCTTCTACTCGGAGGCGGCGGTGGACCTGGCCGCGGCGCTGCTGGGCGACGGCGGCTCCGCCGTGCAGGTCGTCAACACGTACAACAACGGCACCCTGCCGTTCCTCCCCGACGACGCGGTCATCGAGGTGCAGGCACGGGTCGGCGGCGGCACCGGGCCGGTACCGCTGGCGGCGCCGCGGCTGGACCCGCTGTACACCGGGCTGGTCTCGCACGTGACGGCGTACGAGGACCTCGCCCTGGACGCGGCGCTGCGGGGCGGCCGCGACCGGGTCTTCAAAGCCCTGCTCGCGCACCCGCTGGTGGGGCAGTTCGACCTCGCCGAGGGGCTGACGGACCGGCTGCTCGCGCACAACAAGGAGCACCTCGCATGGGCGTGA
- a CDS encoding carbohydrate ABC transporter permease, whose protein sequence is MSTRSRRAVLHWIGVHALGVAAALFFVLPFVFLLLTSLMGDRQALTRDLWPDTWEWENYATVWNTPGFLTWWRNTLLYAGLGTVLTVVSSLPVAYALAKFRFRGRRLSLLLVIAMMMLPPQVVVIPMYLFWAKQLDLSGTLWPLIIPMAFGDAFSIFLLRQFLLTIPDEYLDAARVDGCGEVRTLLRVVLPMAKPGIAAVALFQFFTAWNDYFGPQIYASDNPAAWTLSYGLESFKGAHHTNWNLTMAATVLVMAPVIVLFFFAQKAFVEGVTLTGVKG, encoded by the coding sequence GTGAGCACGCGCAGCCGCAGGGCCGTACTGCACTGGATCGGCGTGCACGCGCTGGGCGTGGCCGCCGCCCTCTTCTTCGTCCTCCCCTTCGTCTTCCTCCTCCTCACCTCCCTGATGGGCGACCGGCAGGCCCTGACCCGGGACCTGTGGCCGGACACCTGGGAATGGGAGAACTACGCCACCGTGTGGAACACCCCGGGCTTCCTGACCTGGTGGCGCAACACCCTCCTGTACGCCGGCCTCGGCACCGTCCTGACCGTGGTCTCCTCGCTGCCCGTGGCCTACGCACTCGCCAAGTTCCGCTTCCGCGGGCGCCGGCTCTCGCTGCTGCTGGTCATCGCCATGATGATGCTGCCGCCCCAGGTCGTGGTCATCCCGATGTACCTCTTCTGGGCCAAGCAGCTCGACCTGTCGGGCACCCTGTGGCCGCTGATCATCCCGATGGCCTTCGGCGACGCCTTCTCCATCTTCCTGCTCCGCCAGTTCCTGCTGACCATCCCCGACGAGTACCTGGACGCGGCCCGCGTCGACGGCTGCGGGGAGGTCCGCACCCTGCTGCGCGTGGTCCTGCCGATGGCCAAGCCCGGCATCGCGGCAGTCGCCCTGTTCCAGTTCTTCACCGCCTGGAACGACTACTTCGGACCCCAGATCTACGCCTCCGACAATCCGGCCGCCTGGACCCTCAGTTACGGCCTGGAGTCCTTCAAGGGGGCCCACCACACCAATTGGAACCTGACCATGGCCGCGACCGTGCTCGTCATGGCGCCGGTGATCGTCCTCTTCTTCTTCGCCCAGAAGGCATTCGTCGAGGGCGTCACGCTGACCGGAGTGAAAGGCTAG
- a CDS encoding carbohydrate ABC transporter permease: MSPWLIGFAVFFAYPLLSTAYFSLTRYDGFRQPVFNGLDNWSYVFSDYPLFWPAMRNTLWLVVVMVSCRVVFGLGVGLLITKIKTGAGVFRTLFYLPYLAPPVAATLAFVFLLNPGTGPVNTLLDSVGLPTPGWFTDADWSKPALTALALWGVGDLMVIFMAALLDVPKEQYEAAELDGAGAWARFRHITLPNISPIILFAVVTGVIQAMQYYTQPLVAGKVAAGVIGGSGQQFEPGYPDKSTLTLPQLVYNLGFQRFDYGTACVVALVLFALSMAFTALLMRRRGGLIGAGE, translated from the coding sequence ATGTCCCCCTGGCTGATCGGGTTCGCGGTCTTCTTCGCCTACCCGCTGCTGTCCACCGCCTACTTCTCCCTCACCCGGTACGACGGCTTCCGCCAGCCCGTCTTCAACGGCCTGGACAACTGGAGTTACGTCTTCTCGGACTATCCGCTGTTCTGGCCCGCGATGCGCAACACCCTGTGGCTGGTCGTGGTGATGGTCAGCTGCCGGGTCGTCTTCGGCCTCGGCGTCGGCCTGCTCATCACGAAGATCAAGACGGGGGCGGGGGTGTTCCGGACCCTGTTCTACCTGCCCTACCTGGCCCCACCGGTCGCCGCCACCCTGGCCTTCGTCTTCCTCCTCAACCCCGGCACCGGTCCCGTCAACACCCTGCTGGACTCGGTGGGACTGCCCACCCCCGGCTGGTTCACCGACGCCGACTGGTCCAAGCCCGCGCTGACCGCCCTCGCGCTGTGGGGGGTGGGCGACCTGATGGTCATCTTCATGGCCGCGCTGCTCGACGTACCGAAGGAGCAGTACGAGGCCGCCGAACTGGACGGGGCCGGGGCCTGGGCGCGGTTCCGGCACATCACCCTGCCGAACATCTCGCCGATCATCCTGTTCGCCGTGGTCACCGGCGTCATCCAGGCCATGCAGTACTACACGCAGCCCCTGGTGGCCGGGAAGGTGGCGGCCGGGGTGATCGGCGGCTCGGGCCAGCAGTTCGAGCCGGGCTACCCCGACAAGTCCACCCTGACCCTGCCGCAGCTCGTCTACAACCTCGGGTTCCAGCGCTTCGACTACGGCACCGCCTGCGTCGTCGCGCTGGTCCTCTTCGCCCTCTCCATGGCCTTCACCGCGCTGCTGATGCGCCGCCGTGGCGGACTGATCGGAGCCGGTGAGTGA